From Burkholderia savannae, a single genomic window includes:
- a CDS encoding SDR family NAD(P)-dependent oxidoreductase, giving the protein MSDSRILSTPSTPTRPRLDGRVALVTGGGTGIGRAAALAFARDGARVVVAGRRAAPLDDTVRAIAKRGGEAFAIAVDIASANGVRALVDATVERYGALHAAFNNAGTEGTFAPIVEQTEADFDDVIDTNLKGTWLSIKYEMEAMLAHGGGAIVNTSSWLAKGALAGSSTYSASKGALDALVRAVALEGGPHGIRINNVNPGIIDTPMARRFGDDEMFRPFAAFTPARRIGTPEDVADAAVWLCSDEARFVTGESILVDGGYTIGGMR; this is encoded by the coding sequence ATGTCCGATTCACGCATCTTATCAACCCCTTCTACCCCGACGCGGCCCCGGCTCGACGGACGCGTCGCGCTCGTCACCGGCGGCGGCACCGGCATCGGCCGGGCGGCCGCGCTCGCGTTCGCGCGGGATGGCGCCCGCGTCGTCGTCGCCGGGCGGCGCGCGGCCCCGCTCGACGACACCGTGCGCGCGATCGCCAAGCGCGGCGGCGAGGCCTTCGCGATCGCCGTCGATATCGCCTCGGCCAATGGCGTGCGCGCACTCGTCGACGCGACGGTCGAGCGCTACGGCGCGTTGCACGCGGCATTCAACAACGCCGGCACGGAAGGCACGTTCGCGCCGATCGTGGAGCAGACCGAAGCCGACTTCGACGACGTGATCGACACCAATCTCAAGGGCACGTGGCTGTCGATCAAATACGAGATGGAAGCGATGCTCGCGCACGGCGGCGGCGCGATCGTGAATACGTCGTCCTGGCTCGCGAAGGGCGCGCTGGCCGGCTCGTCGACCTATTCAGCGAGCAAGGGCGCGCTCGATGCGTTGGTGCGCGCGGTCGCGCTCGAAGGCGGCCCGCACGGCATCCGGATCAACAACGTGAACCCCGGCATCATCGATACGCCGATGGCGCGCCGCTTTGGCGACGACGAGATGTTTCGACCGTTCGCCGCGTTCACGCCCGCGCGGCGGATCGGCACCCCCGAGGACGTGGCCGACGCGGCCGTCTGGCTGTGCAGCGACGAAGCGCGTTTCGTGACCGGCGAATCGATCCTCGTCGACGGCGGCTATACGATCGGCGGCATGCGCTGA
- a CDS encoding nitroreductase family protein translates to MMRLVKSSIALVRLTADVPAPVVWSRFDKMWWKYPHSRAYRVALLDMGCLAQTFQLVTTGLGLKSWLTGYFLDREINRLLAVDEINESVLFFVGAGEGADTPFAPEVLTAVEKLRNAS, encoded by the coding sequence ATGATGCGCCTTGTCAAATCATCAATCGCGTTGGTTCGCCTGACTGCCGATGTACCGGCTCCGGTTGTTTGGTCCCGTTTCGACAAGATGTGGTGGAAGTACCCGCACTCCCGTGCCTACCGCGTCGCGCTTTTGGATATGGGCTGCCTTGCCCAGACTTTCCAGCTCGTAACTACCGGCCTTGGCCTGAAATCTTGGCTGACAGGCTACTTCCTTGACAGAGAAATCAATCGTCTGCTGGCCGTGGACGAAATCAATGAATCAGTACTGTTTTTTGTGGGGGCTGGCGAGGGGGCCGATACGCCTTTCGCCCCCGAGGTGCTGACTGCTGTCGAAAAGCTCAGAAACGCGTCCTGA
- a CDS encoding alpha/beta hydrolase: MSWQNWCFSWLSRKTTKSLTRKPALSAHDMRAHSAKWSSRGVKPPRGWRVREMAARPLCGEWIEPADPVRRDSLRRIVIYLHGGGYCFCSPRTHRTIAGALAKGADARTFSLDYRLAPEHPFPAAVEDALASYRQLLADGASSDRIVIGGDSSGGGLALALLLSLRDAGDPLPAGAVLFSPWTDLAATGASLKANDEADVMLSAAAVANFSQYYLGGTAADHPIASPLYGEYSGLPPLFVQASDTEVLLDDAARVAEKARVANVAVDFKVWHRVPHAWPTLTPYLPEAKAAVKEATDFIRRVVP; this comes from the coding sequence GTGAGTTGGCAAAACTGGTGCTTTTCCTGGCTATCGCGTAAAACGACCAAGTCCCTGACCAGAAAACCGGCGCTGTCCGCTCACGACATGCGAGCGCACAGCGCCAAATGGTCCAGCCGTGGCGTGAAACCTCCCCGGGGCTGGCGCGTACGCGAAATGGCCGCGCGGCCGCTATGCGGCGAATGGATCGAACCGGCGGATCCGGTTCGCCGCGACTCGCTTCGCCGCATCGTCATTTATTTGCATGGCGGAGGATATTGCTTTTGTTCTCCCCGCACGCATCGAACGATTGCCGGTGCGTTGGCCAAAGGGGCGGATGCGCGTACCTTTTCATTGGATTACCGGCTTGCTCCGGAACATCCGTTTCCCGCCGCGGTGGAGGATGCATTGGCCTCCTATCGGCAACTTCTCGCCGATGGCGCATCTTCAGACCGGATTGTCATCGGTGGGGATTCCTCCGGCGGGGGGCTCGCGCTTGCTCTGTTGCTGTCATTGCGCGATGCCGGCGATCCGTTGCCGGCTGGCGCAGTATTATTTTCTCCGTGGACGGATCTGGCCGCGACCGGCGCGTCCCTGAAGGCGAATGACGAAGCCGATGTCATGCTGAGCGCGGCCGCCGTAGCGAATTTTTCCCAGTACTATCTGGGCGGCACAGCTGCTGATCACCCTATTGCTTCACCTCTCTATGGCGAATATTCGGGTTTGCCGCCCTTGTTCGTCCAGGCGAGCGACACGGAGGTATTGCTGGACGACGCCGCACGGGTCGCGGAAAAGGCCCGCGTTGCCAACGTCGCGGTGGACTTCAAGGTCTGGCATCGGGTTCCGCACGCCTGGCCTACGCTGACGCCTTATCTGCCCGAAGCGAAGGCGGCCGTAAAAGAGGCAACCGACTTTATTCGGAGGGTGGTGCCGTGA
- a CDS encoding aldo/keto reductase: MEYVRLGTTGLKVSKLCLGCMTYGDPSWRPWVATEDAARPFIRAALDAGVMFFDTADIYSNGESERILGRALRDFAVRDDVVIATKAFFPTGDGPNARGLSRKHLFASIDASLQRLGTDYVDLYVVHRFDPDTPIDETLEALDDIVRSGKVRYLGASSMHAWQFMKMLAFQRHHGLARFASMQSQYSLICRDDERDMLPLCIEEGIAYTPWSPLGRGLLAGSRDAGTTRAATDRQMVSWYDGRDAVAATVEAVGQVARARGLPPARIALAWALRRPGVTAPIVGLSKPHHAADALAALDLTLDDRETALLEAAFDGTVGPVQW; this comes from the coding sequence ATGGAATACGTGAGACTGGGAACCACCGGGCTGAAGGTATCGAAGCTGTGCCTCGGCTGCATGACCTACGGCGATCCGTCGTGGCGGCCGTGGGTCGCGACCGAGGACGCGGCTCGCCCGTTCATCCGCGCGGCGCTCGATGCGGGCGTGATGTTCTTCGATACGGCGGATATCTACTCGAACGGCGAGAGCGAACGCATTCTCGGGCGCGCGCTGCGCGACTTCGCGGTGCGCGACGACGTGGTGATCGCGACCAAGGCGTTCTTTCCGACCGGCGACGGCCCGAATGCGCGCGGGCTGTCGCGCAAGCATCTGTTCGCGAGCATCGACGCGTCGTTGCAGCGTCTCGGAACCGATTACGTCGATCTCTACGTCGTCCACCGCTTCGACCCGGACACGCCGATCGACGAAACGCTCGAGGCGCTCGATGACATCGTGAGGAGCGGCAAGGTCCGCTATCTGGGCGCGTCGTCGATGCACGCGTGGCAGTTCATGAAGATGCTCGCATTCCAGCGGCATCACGGCCTCGCCCGGTTCGCGTCGATGCAGAGCCAGTACAGCCTGATCTGCCGCGACGACGAGCGCGACATGCTGCCGCTGTGCATCGAGGAAGGCATCGCGTATACGCCGTGGTCGCCGCTCGGCCGCGGGCTGTTGGCCGGCTCGCGCGATGCCGGGACGACGCGCGCCGCGACCGACCGGCAGATGGTGTCGTGGTACGACGGCCGCGACGCGGTCGCGGCGACCGTCGAAGCGGTCGGGCAAGTAGCGCGGGCGCGCGGGCTGCCGCCTGCGCGGATCGCGCTCGCCTGGGCGCTGCGGCGGCCCGGCGTCACGGCGCCGATCGTCGGGTTGTCGAAGCCGCATCACGCGGCCGATGCGCTCGCGGCGCTCGACCTGACGCTCGACGATCGCGAAACCGCGTTGTTAGAGGCAGCGTTCGACGGAACGGTCGGACCGGTTCAGTGGTGA
- a CDS encoding ProQ/FinO family protein — protein MGFEQLASLRDQLARDAARERSEKKAQKRDTKPAASPSATDPVVLTIAKLQKRFPLAFPRNPAPKVPLKVGILEDLIGQAQALRSSEAELRDAMKTWCRGNRYWTCLVEGAVRVDLAGGEAGQVSAADAKRARMLKGRRPAKPRPQQAKPEQAPQ, from the coding sequence ATGGGCTTTGAGCAACTTGCATCGTTGCGCGATCAACTTGCGAGAGACGCCGCGCGGGAGCGGTCGGAGAAGAAAGCGCAGAAGCGGGACACCAAACCGGCGGCTTCGCCGAGCGCGACGGACCCGGTGGTGCTGACGATCGCGAAACTCCAGAAGCGCTTTCCGCTGGCGTTTCCGCGCAATCCTGCGCCGAAGGTGCCGTTGAAGGTCGGCATTCTCGAAGACCTGATCGGCCAGGCGCAGGCGCTCCGGTCGAGCGAGGCCGAGTTGCGCGACGCGATGAAGACTTGGTGTCGCGGGAACCGCTACTGGACGTGCCTCGTCGAAGGTGCCGTGCGCGTCGATCTGGCGGGCGGCGAAGCAGGGCAGGTATCGGCCGCCGATGCGAAGCGCGCGCGCATGCTGAAGGGGCGTCGCCCGGCGAAGCCCCGGCCGCAACAGGCCAAGCCCGAGCAGGCTCCACAATAG
- a CDS encoding cupin domain-containing protein: MKPRLFSVAFRAATAAASIIAGTSSPALAQASDARPRAAETVLLQTTHAWDGSPYRAYPIHQPEVTVVRYTLPPHAVLPWHTHPSINIGYVLSGHLTAVRRSDGKRLALGPGDVVPEMVDGAHRGETGNEPAELIVFYAGTPGAPLTIPAGED, translated from the coding sequence ATGAAGCCGCGCTTGTTTTCCGTCGCTTTCCGGGCCGCCACCGCGGCCGCGTCGATCATTGCCGGTACGTCGTCGCCCGCGCTCGCGCAAGCGTCCGACGCCCGCCCCCGCGCCGCCGAAACGGTGCTGCTGCAAACCACGCACGCGTGGGACGGCTCGCCGTATCGCGCATACCCGATACATCAGCCGGAAGTGACGGTCGTCCGCTACACCCTCCCGCCGCACGCCGTACTGCCCTGGCATACGCATCCGTCGATCAACATCGGCTACGTGCTGTCGGGCCACCTGACCGCCGTACGCCGAAGCGACGGCAAGCGGCTGGCGCTCGGCCCGGGCGACGTGGTGCCGGAAATGGTCGATGGCGCCCATCGCGGCGAGACCGGCAACGAGCCCGCCGAGCTAATCGTGTTCTATGCCGGCACGCCCGGCGCGCCGCTGACGATCCCGGCCGGCGAAGACTGA
- a CDS encoding alpha/beta fold hydrolase, whose protein sequence is MKAKVQDIHALAPSQRGMLLESAHGAIKGGLFIEQTVLSVRGHLDRNRFLAAVERTAETHASLRCCFAWDVEQPVQVVFERIQPELAWEDWRNTDDADDPQALTAWLDEDRARGVAVNRAPLWRFAVIRLRDDAYRVVWTHHHLITDGWSIAVVLSDLLTCYEGVRPVPPARPLRDYVNWIDAQDAAVAAAFWRQRLSALPRLSPMARRASGDGFAEVTDIDASALLDVARSHGVAFAITVFAAWALILRAFRATDDVVFGVTTHGRPATLAGVERIVGPFISTFPLHVRMTDMATVGELLDRIEAMQREQRPFEYLSSAEVHRAAAVATRLYDTLVVVEHLPQQDAPADAGISVAAEAGSGARSHHPLLLRVSPDGIARLLYNRRFIDDATAAGLASLLSEAAARLAADDGLPRLEDPAIPLAVAQPAASRAPETPEERVVVALARDLFGGQAGLDDSFFDLGGHSLLAVDFLHRIANATGVRLPVTQLLHDARLGAIAQALADNLAGNAGSSSAPRIFFVPGNPGSPLYAARLAAHLGGPNGWRLHGLEAPGLDGAQAPLPSVEALAEHHLASLSDADDPAVLVGHSFGGWVAFEMGLRLQASGRAAVVILLDTLAPHRLTSRGDVGDAGLRAEVARLASRANDAGFAIHVTPAAFAVYAAARRATYAPSARAEFPLALFRAARAHPEDGWDRSDSAYGWTELCRNVHVDCIDGDHLSMMAEPAVEVLAERIGHWLRQREG, encoded by the coding sequence ATGAAGGCGAAAGTTCAGGACATTCACGCACTCGCGCCGTCGCAGCGCGGGATGCTGCTCGAAAGCGCGCACGGCGCGATCAAGGGCGGCTTGTTCATCGAGCAGACCGTGCTGTCGGTTCGCGGGCATCTCGATCGCAACCGTTTCCTCGCGGCCGTCGAGCGCACCGCCGAGACTCACGCGAGCCTGCGCTGTTGTTTCGCATGGGACGTCGAGCAGCCGGTGCAGGTGGTGTTCGAGCGGATTCAGCCCGAACTGGCGTGGGAGGACTGGCGAAACACTGACGACGCGGACGATCCGCAGGCGCTGACGGCCTGGCTGGACGAGGATCGCGCGCGAGGCGTCGCTGTCAACCGCGCGCCGCTGTGGCGCTTCGCCGTGATCCGGCTGCGTGATGACGCATACCGGGTCGTCTGGACTCACCACCATCTCATCACTGACGGCTGGTCGATCGCGGTGGTGCTTTCGGATCTGCTCACATGCTACGAGGGTGTTCGGCCAGTGCCGCCGGCGCGGCCGCTACGCGATTACGTCAACTGGATCGACGCGCAGGATGCGGCGGTCGCGGCCGCGTTCTGGCGTCAGCGCCTCAGCGCATTGCCCCGCCTGTCCCCGATGGCGCGGCGCGCGTCGGGCGACGGCTTCGCAGAGGTCACGGACATCGACGCGAGCGCGCTCCTCGACGTCGCGCGCTCCCACGGAGTCGCGTTCGCGATTACGGTGTTCGCCGCATGGGCGCTGATCCTGCGCGCGTTTCGCGCGACCGACGACGTGGTCTTCGGCGTCACCACTCACGGCCGTCCCGCGACGCTTGCGGGAGTTGAGCGCATCGTCGGGCCGTTCATCTCGACCTTTCCGCTGCATGTGCGGATGACCGATATGGCGACGGTCGGCGAGTTGCTGGACCGGATCGAGGCGATGCAGCGCGAGCAGCGCCCGTTCGAATATCTGTCGTCCGCCGAAGTGCATCGGGCCGCCGCCGTTGCCACGCGTCTTTACGATACCTTGGTGGTGGTCGAGCATCTGCCGCAGCAAGACGCGCCCGCCGATGCCGGTATATCCGTCGCGGCCGAGGCGGGCAGTGGGGCGCGCTCGCATCATCCGTTGCTGTTGCGCGTCTCGCCTGACGGTATCGCGCGCTTGCTGTACAACCGGCGCTTCATCGACGACGCAACGGCGGCCGGGCTGGCGTCGCTGTTGAGCGAAGCGGCGGCGCGACTGGCGGCGGACGATGGCCTGCCGCGCCTCGAAGATCCGGCAATCCCGCTCGCCGTCGCGCAGCCGGCCGCGTCGCGCGCGCCTGAAACCCCGGAAGAGCGGGTGGTCGTCGCGCTGGCGCGCGATCTGTTCGGCGGCCAGGCGGGGCTCGACGATAGCTTCTTCGATCTCGGCGGGCATTCGCTGCTCGCCGTCGACTTCCTGCATCGCATCGCGAACGCAACCGGGGTGCGCTTGCCCGTGACTCAGTTATTGCACGACGCTCGCCTGGGTGCGATCGCGCAGGCGCTCGCCGACAACCTCGCGGGCAACGCCGGCTCCTCCAGTGCACCACGGATTTTCTTCGTTCCCGGCAACCCCGGTTCGCCGTTGTACGCCGCTCGCCTCGCCGCGCATCTGGGCGGCCCGAACGGCTGGCGCCTGCACGGCCTTGAAGCGCCGGGACTCGACGGCGCGCAAGCGCCGCTGCCGAGCGTCGAAGCGCTCGCCGAGCACCATCTGGCCAGTCTGTCGGACGCCGACGATCCGGCCGTGCTGGTCGGCCATTCGTTCGGCGGGTGGGTGGCGTTCGAGATGGGGCTGCGCTTGCAGGCGAGCGGCCGGGCAGCGGTGGTGATCCTGCTCGACACGCTCGCCCCACATCGGCTGACTTCACGCGGGGATGTCGGCGATGCGGGTTTGCGAGCCGAAGTCGCGAGGCTCGCGTCTCGCGCCAACGACGCGGGCTTCGCTATCCATGTCACGCCCGCAGCTTTCGCGGTCTATGCCGCCGCGCGGCGCGCGACCTATGCGCCGTCCGCGCGGGCCGAGTTTCCGCTCGCGCTGTTTCGCGCCGCCCGCGCGCACCCCGAGGACGGCTGGGACAGAAGCGATTCCGCCTATGGCTGGACTGAGCTCTGCCGCAATGTCCATGTGGATTGCATCGACGGCGACCATCTGTCGATGATGGCCGAGCCCGCCGTCGAAGTTCTGGCCGAGCGGATCGGGCATTGGCTGCGTCAACGGGAAGGTTGA
- a CDS encoding LysR family transcriptional regulator gives MDRLKALTVFVRVAVAGGISAGARELGMTPQAVSKQVAALEALLNVRLFQRSTHRIALTAEGERLLAQCRGAVGELETALRMLDDDRAQAVGTIRVAAPYSLARRFLAPLLGEFCDRQPGVTAELIVSDDMADIVEQRIDIAVRTGDLPDSGLVARRVADLQLVVCAAPAYLSRHGEPRTIDALREHRCTAFLYPRTGKPFPWEFLVDGRVDTQQVRPFIATNDIDAELDIVLSGAAIGQFFGYSVHAHVREGRLVPLLTKHATCRYGLYLCMPQRTHLPRRNRLLMDFLATRLAEHPELAPLPLGSEST, from the coding sequence ATGGATCGTTTGAAGGCGCTGACGGTATTCGTCCGCGTGGCGGTCGCGGGCGGGATCAGCGCGGGCGCCCGCGAGCTCGGCATGACGCCGCAGGCGGTCAGCAAGCAGGTCGCCGCGCTGGAAGCTTTGCTGAACGTGCGGTTGTTCCAGCGCTCGACGCACCGGATCGCGCTGACGGCCGAGGGCGAGCGCCTGCTCGCGCAATGTCGCGGCGCGGTTGGGGAACTGGAGACCGCGCTGCGCATGCTCGACGACGATCGCGCGCAAGCGGTCGGCACGATCCGCGTCGCGGCGCCTTACTCGCTGGCGCGGCGCTTTCTCGCGCCGTTGCTCGGCGAGTTTTGCGATCGGCAGCCGGGCGTCACCGCGGAGCTGATCGTCAGCGACGACATGGCCGATATCGTCGAGCAGCGCATCGACATCGCGGTGCGGACCGGCGATTTGCCCGACAGCGGGCTGGTTGCACGGCGGGTTGCCGATCTGCAACTGGTCGTCTGCGCGGCGCCGGCGTATCTGAGCCGCCACGGCGAGCCGCGCACGATCGATGCATTGCGCGAGCACCGCTGCACCGCGTTCCTGTATCCGCGCACGGGCAAGCCGTTTCCGTGGGAGTTCCTCGTCGACGGCCGCGTCGATACGCAACAGGTCCGCCCGTTCATCGCGACCAACGACATCGACGCGGAACTCGACATCGTGCTGAGCGGCGCCGCGATCGGCCAGTTCTTCGGTTATTCGGTCCACGCGCACGTGCGCGAGGGCCGGCTCGTGCCGCTGCTGACGAAGCATGCGACCTGCCGGTACGGGCTCTACCTGTGCATGCCGCAGCGAACGCATCTGCCGCGACGGAACCGGCTGTTGATGGATTTTCTAGCTACGCGACTAGCCGAACACCCGGAGCTTGCGCCGCTCCCATTGGGGAGCGAGTCGACATGA
- a CDS encoding thioesterase II family protein, which yields MSFELTEKAGAGRWIEPSSSAGNAMQRLFCIPYAGGGASVFRGWQARLAATVDVRPLHPPGRGRRFRDALLYRVDLIADEVTEAIAPLLDRPYTLFGHSMGASVAFEVAWRIQARRLREPRCLIVSGRGAPHLPTKGRPIHDLPDDQFLDEVIRMNGTPPEILAHPEVITLLLPILRADFKAVETYRAKPHPPLNCRIVALGGSGEPGSAEAVESWRTYTTGGFRGEILPGDHFFIHGNAEQLFSVLSEELTDALRCAATPLATPVHQPFTDSCDVRK from the coding sequence GTGAGCTTCGAATTGACGGAGAAAGCCGGCGCCGGCCGCTGGATCGAGCCGTCATCGTCGGCCGGGAACGCCATGCAGCGGTTGTTCTGCATCCCTTATGCGGGCGGCGGCGCATCCGTGTTCCGCGGCTGGCAGGCACGGCTTGCGGCGACGGTTGACGTCCGTCCGCTGCATCCGCCTGGGCGAGGCCGCCGTTTCCGCGATGCGTTGCTATATCGGGTGGACCTGATCGCCGACGAGGTGACGGAGGCGATCGCGCCGCTACTCGACCGGCCCTATACCCTGTTCGGCCACAGTATGGGCGCCAGCGTGGCGTTCGAGGTGGCGTGGCGCATCCAGGCCCGCCGCCTGCGGGAGCCGAGGTGTTTGATCGTTTCCGGCCGCGGCGCTCCGCATCTGCCTACGAAGGGACGGCCGATCCACGATTTGCCGGACGATCAATTTCTCGACGAGGTGATACGCATGAACGGCACGCCGCCTGAAATTCTCGCTCATCCCGAAGTGATCACATTGCTACTCCCGATTCTTCGTGCCGATTTCAAGGCGGTGGAGACTTACCGGGCAAAACCGCATCCCCCTCTGAACTGCCGGATCGTTGCATTGGGAGGCAGTGGCGAACCAGGCAGCGCGGAGGCGGTGGAGTCGTGGCGCACTTACACTACCGGCGGCTTTCGCGGCGAGATCCTTCCCGGCGATCACTTTTTTATACATGGCAATGCTGAGCAACTGTTTTCGGTTCTCAGCGAGGAATTGACGGATGCGCTGCGTTGCGCCGCAACCCCGTTGGCAACACCGGTGCATCAGCCATTCACAGATTCATGTGACGTGCGGAAGTGA
- a CDS encoding H-NS histone family protein, whose amino-acid sequence MTTSKIQTLQKQLGHLNLLLEEAKKKEKADVLAAIREQVKQYDITEVELLRAAGFVKDKPKKLPAKYYDPSSGKSWTGRGACPKWLTGKNLDDYLIRPEPEPWWPGENA is encoded by the coding sequence GTGACGACCAGCAAAATTCAGACGCTGCAAAAGCAGCTCGGCCACCTCAATTTGCTCCTCGAGGAAGCGAAGAAGAAAGAGAAGGCCGACGTGCTCGCCGCCATTCGGGAACAGGTGAAGCAATACGACATCACGGAGGTGGAGCTGCTGCGGGCGGCGGGCTTCGTGAAAGACAAGCCGAAGAAATTGCCGGCGAAATACTATGATCCGTCGTCGGGCAAATCCTGGACGGGCCGCGGCGCCTGCCCGAAATGGCTGACCGGCAAGAACCTCGACGACTATCTGATCCGGCCGGAGCCTGAGCCATGGTGGCCTGGGGAGAACGCGTAG
- a CDS encoding NAD(P)/FAD-dependent oxidoreductase — protein MNTERSSTRFDVVVIGGSYAGQSAAMQLARARRRVLVVDAGLRRNRFSPVSHGLIGQDGRPPEEIAANGKAQLLAYPNVQWLEDTVIHAERTDAGFVFRSALGQHFNASSVVLAFGVVDEIPDLEGAAERWGRSVYHCPYCHGYELDQGRIGVLGNGSISPLLALLMPDWGKTVLLTNGTFEPNDEQRDALAERGVAIEPERVTRIVDTASVELADGRCIVLDGLFTMNRTHLSSPVAEQLGCAIEDGPLGPYIRADESMETSVPGVFACGDATQRGGSVALAVGSGALAGIVAHRKLVIP, from the coding sequence ATGAATACGGAACGTTCCTCGACGCGCTTCGATGTCGTCGTGATCGGTGGCAGCTATGCGGGACAATCGGCCGCCATGCAGCTTGCCCGTGCGCGTCGGCGTGTGCTCGTGGTGGATGCCGGCTTGCGCCGCAACCGCTTCTCCCCGGTCTCGCACGGCTTGATCGGGCAGGACGGGCGTCCGCCCGAAGAGATCGCGGCAAACGGCAAGGCGCAGCTTCTTGCGTATCCGAACGTGCAGTGGCTGGAAGACACCGTGATTCACGCTGAACGCACCGATGCCGGTTTTGTTTTTCGAAGTGCATTGGGGCAGCACTTCAACGCGAGCAGCGTGGTGCTCGCGTTCGGCGTGGTGGACGAGATTCCGGATTTGGAAGGCGCGGCCGAACGATGGGGGCGCAGTGTATACCACTGCCCGTACTGCCATGGCTACGAATTGGACCAGGGGCGCATCGGCGTGCTCGGGAACGGCTCGATTTCGCCTCTGCTGGCGCTGCTGATGCCGGACTGGGGCAAGACCGTGCTCCTGACCAACGGAACATTTGAGCCAAACGACGAGCAACGCGACGCGCTGGCCGAGCGAGGCGTCGCGATCGAGCCCGAACGGGTGACGCGCATCGTCGATACGGCGAGCGTCGAGCTCGCCGACGGACGGTGCATCGTGCTCGATGGCCTGTTCACCATGAATCGCACCCATCTGTCGAGTCCGGTCGCGGAACAATTGGGGTGTGCGATCGAAGACGGGCCGCTGGGGCCTTATATCCGTGCCGACGAATCCATGGAAACTTCCGTGCCGGGCGTGTTTGCATGCGGCGACGCCACGCAGCGAGGCGGCAGCGTGGCGCTCGCCGTGGGCAGCGGTGCGCTCGCGGGCATCGTCGCGCATCGAAAGCTGGTCATTCCCTGA
- a CDS encoding DUF4145 domain-containing protein: protein METLKAHCPRCDGERNCSVHGALDEPWEWTDGRNAANGKVDHRLLKCLGCETVFYWRSSWDSEDWDIRIGVDGTQEMYNPVTVTTYPMPDKSNDRPDWIWDLSSIDPQLATILTQTYDAKSTGALILAAVGLRTALDRATEFLKIDPGLSLEKKVDVLKSNGFIGETEAIVLATVANAGNAAAHRGWSPNEPEFRELLTALEQFVARTVVSGKSVYEIAKRIPPRHPRPGKALPE, encoded by the coding sequence ATGGAAACGTTGAAAGCTCATTGCCCGCGATGTGATGGCGAGCGGAATTGTAGCGTTCATGGCGCCTTAGATGAGCCGTGGGAGTGGACTGACGGCCGCAATGCAGCGAATGGGAAAGTCGATCACCGGTTGCTGAAATGCCTGGGCTGCGAAACTGTTTTCTATTGGCGCAGTAGTTGGGATTCTGAGGACTGGGACATACGAATAGGTGTGGATGGGACACAAGAGATGTATAACCCCGTCACTGTAACGACTTACCCGATGCCCGACAAAAGCAACGACCGGCCAGACTGGATTTGGGATTTATCAAGCATAGACCCACAGCTCGCCACGATTTTGACGCAAACTTACGACGCGAAATCAACAGGGGCGCTGATTCTGGCTGCGGTAGGGCTAAGGACCGCGCTTGATCGAGCGACAGAGTTTCTAAAGATCGACCCGGGCTTGTCGCTGGAAAAGAAGGTCGACGTTCTGAAGAGCAACGGTTTCATTGGCGAGACTGAGGCGATTGTGCTGGCCACCGTAGCGAACGCTGGAAATGCGGCAGCTCATCGCGGCTGGTCGCCGAATGAACCCGAGTTCCGCGAATTGCTCACCGCGCTGGAGCAATTTGTCGCCCGGACGGTGGTGAGCGGAAAATCAGTCTATGAGATCGCGAAGCGCATTCCGCCGCGGCATCCGCGCCCCGGGAAGGCTCTGCCGGAATAG